The genomic region GCGGTGCGCTGTTCGACACCGTCATCGTCCCGCCGAACCAGGCAGCCATCCTGGGCATCGGCGCGACCGTCAAGCGTCCGGCCGTCATCGAGACCGCCGAGGGCACCGTCATCGGCGTCCGCGACATGACGTACCTGGCCCTCTCCTACGACCACCGCCTGGTGGACGGCGCCGACGCGGCCCGTTACCTGACGACGGTCAAGGCGATCCTGGAGGCCGGCGAGTTCGAGGTCGAGCTCGGCCTGTAACCAGCCTCACCTGTGGCGCCCCCGTCCGGATCACTTCCGGGCGGGGGCGCCGCCGTATTGTCATGGGGGGCTTGGTCCGTGTGGCCGGCCCACCCCGACCAATACGGTCCGAAGGAGCACACATTGACGCCGCCCGTCATCCACTCCCTGCGCGAACAGATTCGCGAGCACATCGTGGAGGGGATCGTCAGCGGGCGTTGGAAGCCCGGCGAACGGATCGTGGAGCGGCGGATCGCGGTCGAGCTGGAGGTCAGCCAGACGCCCGTACGGGAGGCGCTGCGCGAGCTGGAGACGCTGCGGCTCATCGAGTCGGCCCCCAACAAGGGCGTGCGCGTACGGAATTTGACCGCGGCCGACCTGGAGGAGAGCTATCCGGTCCGGGCCGGTCTGGAACAGATCGCGGCCGAGCTGGCCGTCGACCGGCTGGCCGCCGACGTGTCCGCCCTGGAGCCGTCGGTCGCCGCGCTGTACCTGGCCGACCGTACGGGCGACAGCGCAGCCCAGGTCAGGCACACGGTGGCCTTCCACCGGGAGCTGGTGCGGGCGGCCGGGAACGGCGTCCTGCTGCACACCTGGGAGTCGCTGGGCATCGAGGTGTTCACGGCGCTGTCGATCCGCTGGCTGGGGACCGTGCAGAAGTCGTACGCGGAGGAGCACGAGGCCCTGGTCGAGGCGTTCCGGCGACGGGATCCGCAGATCGGCCCGCTGGTGAAGGACCATGTGCTCGGATGTGCGCCGAGAGCCTAGTCGGAGCGGGTTTTTGCGGCACCGCGTGCCCCAGTTCGTGACACCCCATGCCGACTTTTTACTTTACGGAAAGATTTTCCCTTCAACCCTTTGATCGATCATCGATCAGCGACTTAGAGTCTCCGGAGGGCTTCACCCAGCCCGTCGCCCTGTCCTGCCAGACCGGGCCCTTCTACACCCCCTGTTCTGTCCGGAAGGCGGCGATCATGACCGACCCCGTAGGCAAGCTTCCGAGCGAGCTGGACCAGCTCCCGGACCGCGACCCCGAGGAGACCGCTGAATGGGCGGCCTCCCTCGATGCCGTCACCAAGGCCGCCGGCCCCCACCGTGC from Streptomyces sp. NBC_01267 harbors:
- a CDS encoding GntR family transcriptional regulator gives rise to the protein MTPPVIHSLREQIREHIVEGIVSGRWKPGERIVERRIAVELEVSQTPVREALRELETLRLIESAPNKGVRVRNLTAADLEESYPVRAGLEQIAAELAVDRLAADVSALEPSVAALYLADRTGDSAAQVRHTVAFHRELVRAAGNGVLLHTWESLGIEVFTALSIRWLGTVQKSYAEEHEALVEAFRRRDPQIGPLVKDHVLGCAPRA